Proteins co-encoded in one Amaranthus tricolor cultivar Red isolate AtriRed21 chromosome 7, ASM2621246v1, whole genome shotgun sequence genomic window:
- the LOC130817973 gene encoding uncharacterized protein LOC130817973: protein MMLPLKVVFLSTGVVSMALILKLSLPIILDFFTGELPLFWSIVLSWLQPPYLYLLINCIIITIVASSKLHLSSGDDGESVTLVRRSFSTPVKVPVEKREDLGFDANIEDKLVVFGYVESPIVIKEDHHIVTPSENEVIVRDVGDGANGGEFVLSKSTWKSPEKLTPVKLEYSPVSLSEKPPFSSRFGHRRAVKASPEGKAALGVSRPKKQETLESTWRTITEGRSMPLKRHLRKSDTFSGASPENSPVRVMKKSDTINCGNSSPAMSGSGGVKKESSLSQDELNKRVEAFIKKFNEEMRLQRQESLNHYRRMINVRGTQ, encoded by the exons ATGATGTTACCGTTGAAAGTAGTGTTCCTATCAACAGGCGTCGTTTCAATGGCTCTCATACTCAAACTCTCACTTCCAATAATCCTTGATTTCTTCACCGGCGAGCTTCCTCTGTTTTGGTCTATTGTACTTTCGTGGCTGCAACCACCGTACTTGTATCTTCTCATCAACTGCATCATCATCACCATTGTTGCTTCCTCTAAGCTTCATTTAAGTAGCGGCGACGATGGAGAATCTGTCACACTGGTGCGGAGGAGTTTTTCTACTCCGGTGAAAGTTCCGGTTGAGAAGAGAGAAGATTTGGGTTTTGATGCGAATATTGAAGATAAATTGGTAGTTTTTGGATATGTAGAAAGTCCAATTGTCATCAAAGAAGATCATCATATTGTTACTCCGTCAGAAAACGAGGTTATTGTCCGAGATGTTGGTGATGGTGCCAATGGTGGTGAGTTTGTGTTATCGAAATCAACTTGGAAGTCGCCGGAGAAACTTACTCCAGTGAAATTGGAATATTCTCCTGTGTCTTTGAGTGAGAAACCGCCTTTTTCGTCGAGATTTGGTCATCGGAGGGCCGTTAAAGCTAGTCCTGAAG GAAAAGCAGCGCTTGGAGTATCAAGACCAAAAAAGCAGGAAACACTAGAATCAACATGGCGGACAATAACAGAAGGAAGGTCAATGCCGCTGAAACGCCACCTGAGGAAATCCGACACATTTTCCGGTGCATCGCCAGAGAATTCTCCGGTGAGAGTAATGAAAAAGTCTGACACTATCAATTGCGGAAACTCGTCTCCAGCAATGAGCGGAAGCGGAGGAGTAAAGAAAGAATCGTCGCTGAGTCAAGACGAGTTGAATAAGCGAGTTGAGGCGTTTATCAAGAAGTTTAATGAAGAAATGAGGTTGCAAAGACAAGAGTCACTAAACCATTACAGGAGGATGATCAATGTTCGTGGGACCCAGTGA
- the LOC130817971 gene encoding ADP-ribosylation factor GTPase-activating protein AGD5 isoform X1: protein MPQLISLPSCGSLHILTLFISPLSLSSRFSASRISPLRQLLLSISTLILGLIQRGSRTKEQEQAKEENTDMNEKANVTKELNARHRKILEGLLKLPENRECADCKSKGPRWASVNLGIFICMQCSGIHRSLGVHISKVRSATLDTWLPEQVAFIQSMGNERANSYWEAELPPNYDRVGIENFIRAKYEEKRWISRDGRERSPYDGGKEYISSHQSRLDASNGHAYANKLVNVNDERKIKLHASTRDASSAGRISISSPPKGIELPTAAPPPPPEILKREAAQESEVTKQMANTSSAASPPKVDFATDLFNMLSMDDPSEGPSESANNDDNDWAGFQAAAQVSASEKTEAKNDVDSVKKSVSGIEDLFGDASASTTVLQPQKDVKSDIMSLFEKSNIVSPFAVHQQQLAMLAHQQRLLMDAANGASKSPVAVQQPGLNGGANMPAQNWMNVGYQIPGLTMPSAGQHDLQKLAQVVTSQSMQTAGNPPSFPSMSFYPMVQAMPVNAVAAVETSKSSAESAVPTGTSTQKADDYDFSALTQGLFTKR from the exons atgcctCAACTCATTTCTCTTCCCTCTTGCGGCAGTCTTCACATTCTCACACTCTTTATctctcctctttctctctcttcccgcTTTTCGGCTTCCCGGATCAGCCCTCTCCGTCAATTGCTGCTCTCAATTTCAACTTTAATTCTAG GCTTGATCCAGAGAGGAAGTCGGACAAAGGAGCAAGAACAGGCAAAGGAAGAGAACACAGATATGAACGAGAAAGCCAATGTTACCAAGGAGCTCAACGCCAGGCATCGCAAG ATTTTGGAAGGGCTTCTCAAGCTACCAGAGAATAGGGAATGTGCCGATTGCAAATCCAA AGGACCAAGATGGGCAAGTGTGAATCTGGGCATCTTCATTTGCATGCAGTGTTCTGGAATCCACAGAAGTCTAGGAGTGCATATCTCAAAG GTAAGATCAGCGACGCTTGACACATGGCTCCCTGAACAGGTTGCTTTTATTCAGT CCATGGGAAATGAGAGAGCAAATAGTTACTGGGAAGCCGAGTTACCTCCAAATTACGATCGAGTTGGAATTGAAAACTTCATTCGTGCGAA GTATGAAGAAAAAAGATGGATTTCAAGGGATGGAAGGGAAAGATCACCTTATGATGGAGGGAAAGAATACATATCTTCACATCAATCTAGATTGGATGCGAGTAATGGGCATGCATATGCTAATAAACTTGTAAACGTAAATGACGAGAGGAAAATCAAACTTCATGCCAGTACTAGGGATGCTAGTTCAGCAGGAAGAATCAGCATCTCATCTCCTCCCAAAGGAATTGAACTA CCTACTGCAGCTCCTCCGCCCCCACCTGAGATCTTGAAACGTGAAGCAGCTCAAGAATCAGAAGTGACCAAACAGATGGCCAACACATCTTCAGCTGCTTCTCCTCCAAAAGTTGATTTTGCTACTGATCTTTTCAATATGCTTTCCATGGATGATCCAAGTGAAGGTCCTTCTGAAAGTGccaataatgatgataatgattggGCAGGATTCCAGG CTGCAGCGCAAGTGTCTGCTTCTGAGAAAACTGAAGCGAAGAATGATGTCGACAGTGTCAAGAAATCTGTTTCTGGAATCGAAGATCTGTTTGGTGATGCTTCAGCGTCTACTACAGTTTTGCAGCCACAGAAAGATGTAAAATCAGACATTATGAGTCTTTTTGAGAAG TCCAACATTGTATCACCATTTGCTGTTCATCAACAGCAACTGGCAATGTTGGCACATCAACAGAGACTTCTTATGGATGCAGCTAATGGCGCTTCAAAATCACCCGTTGCTGTCCAACAACCTGGATTAAATGGTGGTGCCAATATGCCAGCTCAAAACTGGATGAACGTTGGTTATCAAATTCCTGGGCTAACTATGCCATCAGCAGGGCAGCATGACTTGCAGAAATTAGCTCAG GTTGTGACCTCTCAGTCAATGCAGACAGCCGGGAATCCCCCCTCTTTCCCATCAATGAG TTTCTATCCTATGGTCCAAGCCATGCCTGTTAACGCGGTAGCTGCTGTTGAAACGAGCAAAAGTTCTGCAGAATCAGCAGTTCCGACAGGGACTTCAACTCAAAAGGCAGATGATTATGATTTCTCGGCCTTAACCCAAGGGTTGTTTACAAAGCGATAG
- the LOC130817971 gene encoding ADP-ribosylation factor GTPase-activating protein AGD5 isoform X2 → MNEKANVTKELNARHRKILEGLLKLPENRECADCKSKGPRWASVNLGIFICMQCSGIHRSLGVHISKVRSATLDTWLPEQVAFIQSMGNERANSYWEAELPPNYDRVGIENFIRAKYEEKRWISRDGRERSPYDGGKEYISSHQSRLDASNGHAYANKLVNVNDERKIKLHASTRDASSAGRISISSPPKGIELPTAAPPPPPEILKREAAQESEVTKQMANTSSAASPPKVDFATDLFNMLSMDDPSEGPSESANNDDNDWAGFQAAAQVSASEKTEAKNDVDSVKKSVSGIEDLFGDASASTTVLQPQKDVKSDIMSLFEKSNIVSPFAVHQQQLAMLAHQQRLLMDAANGASKSPVAVQQPGLNGGANMPAQNWMNVGYQIPGLTMPSAGQHDLQKLAQVVTSQSMQTAGNPPSFPSMSFYPMVQAMPVNAVAAVETSKSSAESAVPTGTSTQKADDYDFSALTQGLFTKR, encoded by the exons ATGAACGAGAAAGCCAATGTTACCAAGGAGCTCAACGCCAGGCATCGCAAG ATTTTGGAAGGGCTTCTCAAGCTACCAGAGAATAGGGAATGTGCCGATTGCAAATCCAA AGGACCAAGATGGGCAAGTGTGAATCTGGGCATCTTCATTTGCATGCAGTGTTCTGGAATCCACAGAAGTCTAGGAGTGCATATCTCAAAG GTAAGATCAGCGACGCTTGACACATGGCTCCCTGAACAGGTTGCTTTTATTCAGT CCATGGGAAATGAGAGAGCAAATAGTTACTGGGAAGCCGAGTTACCTCCAAATTACGATCGAGTTGGAATTGAAAACTTCATTCGTGCGAA GTATGAAGAAAAAAGATGGATTTCAAGGGATGGAAGGGAAAGATCACCTTATGATGGAGGGAAAGAATACATATCTTCACATCAATCTAGATTGGATGCGAGTAATGGGCATGCATATGCTAATAAACTTGTAAACGTAAATGACGAGAGGAAAATCAAACTTCATGCCAGTACTAGGGATGCTAGTTCAGCAGGAAGAATCAGCATCTCATCTCCTCCCAAAGGAATTGAACTA CCTACTGCAGCTCCTCCGCCCCCACCTGAGATCTTGAAACGTGAAGCAGCTCAAGAATCAGAAGTGACCAAACAGATGGCCAACACATCTTCAGCTGCTTCTCCTCCAAAAGTTGATTTTGCTACTGATCTTTTCAATATGCTTTCCATGGATGATCCAAGTGAAGGTCCTTCTGAAAGTGccaataatgatgataatgattggGCAGGATTCCAGG CTGCAGCGCAAGTGTCTGCTTCTGAGAAAACTGAAGCGAAGAATGATGTCGACAGTGTCAAGAAATCTGTTTCTGGAATCGAAGATCTGTTTGGTGATGCTTCAGCGTCTACTACAGTTTTGCAGCCACAGAAAGATGTAAAATCAGACATTATGAGTCTTTTTGAGAAG TCCAACATTGTATCACCATTTGCTGTTCATCAACAGCAACTGGCAATGTTGGCACATCAACAGAGACTTCTTATGGATGCAGCTAATGGCGCTTCAAAATCACCCGTTGCTGTCCAACAACCTGGATTAAATGGTGGTGCCAATATGCCAGCTCAAAACTGGATGAACGTTGGTTATCAAATTCCTGGGCTAACTATGCCATCAGCAGGGCAGCATGACTTGCAGAAATTAGCTCAG GTTGTGACCTCTCAGTCAATGCAGACAGCCGGGAATCCCCCCTCTTTCCCATCAATGAG TTTCTATCCTATGGTCCAAGCCATGCCTGTTAACGCGGTAGCTGCTGTTGAAACGAGCAAAAGTTCTGCAGAATCAGCAGTTCCGACAGGGACTTCAACTCAAAAGGCAGATGATTATGATTTCTCGGCCTTAACCCAAGGGTTGTTTACAAAGCGATAG
- the LOC130817968 gene encoding putative pentatricopeptide repeat-containing protein At1g19290 produces the protein MLKYSPIKLFHYQTHFRRLIHWSPINETKLNQPELISRLCRFLVLRRFDSVAKLPIKFSDDIVIDILQNLRLNPEACLGFFRLALKQQKYAPNFKSYCRIVHILSRARLFDDTRLYLNHLVDVCANTHLPICVVWDELVRVYKEFKFSPTVFDMILKVYAEKGFSNDALFVFDNMGKLGSYLSLRSCNSLLNCLVKKGQFDMTVYVYRQMIEIGINPDVFMFSLVVNAYCKNGEVGKAVDLIKEMEHMGLEPNAVTYHSLMNGYVNKGDVIGAKGVVELMEKKEICRNKVTYTLLMKGYCKQSNVREAESLLFEKKELMLDAHAYGILIDAYCRLKKMDDAIRIRDAMLGSGLKMNLVICNSLINGYCKIGQINQAESVVLQMEDWGLKPDCYSFSTLINGYCREGRIHEAFIIFDKMVSSEVLPTVVTYNILLKGLCREGALDDALHVWRLMLKRGVIPNEIGHCTLLDGFLKTGRLDEAFRLWKSILARGLAKNSITFNTMLNGLCKMGKMAEAEVIFQKMKDLGCSADEMTFRILNDGYCRIGHVDKGFLIKDMMERSAISPSIEVYNSLINGLFKCGKSSRVSGLVTELHERGIFPTIVTYGAQIAGWCRLGKIDKALSVYEKMLKKGFTPNIVICCSLVSGLYKLGKIDEANIWLQKMVNLVFPSCGSSEEFGSDVSNLNALDMIYNIDTSFKNLLPNMIIYNLALSGLCKSGKLNDAMRMFSTLLKRGFVPDNFTYCTLIHGHCMAGNVAEAFQLRDHMIEKGLSPNIAIYNALINGLCKLNHLDRATRLFYKLKRKGLFPNVVTYNILINGYCNCGNTTEAIKLKQKMVEEGIIPSVVTYSTLISGLCKTGDMEKASELLEHMANVDVDAEGKTYCTLALAHVKNRDSEKIVELYNEIQNKLHFPCIEYAKENGSVESFSLENIQDSRVTLEVVCY, from the coding sequence ATGCTGAAATACTCCCCCATCAAATTATTCCACTATCAGACCCATTTCCGGCGCTTGATACACTGGTCTCCAATCAACGAAACCAAGCTCAATCAACCTGAATTAATCTCTCGTTTGTGTCGTTTCTTGGTTCTTCGTCGCTTTGATTCCGTCGCAAAACTACCCATTAAGTTCTCCGACGATATCGTCATCGACATTCTTCAAAACCTTCGCTTAAACCCCGAAGCTTGTCTTGGGTTTTTCAGGTTAGCactaaaacaacaaaaatatgcTCCTAATTTCAAGTCTTATTGTAGAATTGTTCATATTTTGTCAAGGGCAAGACTTTTTGATGATACTAGACTTTATTTAAATCATCTTGTTGATGTTTGTGCAAATACCCATTTACCTATTTGTGTTGTTTGGGATGAATTAGTTAGGGTTTATAAAGAATTTAAATTTTCTCCTACTGTTTTTGATATGATTTTGAAGGTATATGCTGAAAAGGGCTTTTCTAATGATGCCCTTTTTGTGTTTGATAATATGGGTAAGCTTGGTAGTTATCTTAGCTTGAGATCTTGTAATAGTTTGTTGAATTGTTTGGTTAAAAAGGGTCAATTTGATATGACTGTTTATGTTTATCGTCAGATGATTGAGATTGGAATCAACCCAGATGTTTTTATGTTTAGTTTAGTTGTAAATGCATATTGTAAAAACGGTGAAGTAGGAAAAGCTGTTGACTTGATTAAGGAAATGGAGCATATGGGTTTAGAACCGAATGCCGTGACATATCATAGTTTGATGAATGGATATGTTAACAAAGGAGATGTGATTGGGGCTAAAGGGGTTGTAGAATTGATGGAGAAAAAGGAAATATGTCGAAACAAGGTCACATATACCCTTTTGATGAAGGGTTATTGCAAACAAAGTAATGTGAGGGAAGCGGAGAGTTTGTTATTTGAAAAGAAGGAATTGATGTTGGATGCTCATGCTTATGGGATTCTTATTGATGCTTATTGCCGGTTGAAAAAAATGGATGATGCTATAAGAATTCGAGATGCTATGTTAGGATCTGGTTTGAAAATGAATCTAGTTATTTGTAACTCGTTGATAAATGGTTATTGCAAAATTGGGCAAATTAACCAAGCCGAGTCAGTAGTTTTACAAATGGAGGACTGGGGTTTGAAGCCAGATTGTTACAGTTTTAGTACTTTGATAAATGGTTATTGTAGAGAAGGTCGTATTCATGAggcttttattatttttgataagaTGGTAAGTTCTGAGGTTCTGCCAACTGTTGTTACATATAATATTCTTCTCAAGGGCTTATGTCGTGAAGGAGCACTAGATGATGCGTTGCATGTATGGCGTTTAATGCTGAAAAGAGGAGTGATACCAAATGAGATTGGACATTGCACTTTGCTTGATGGTTTCTTAAAAACGGGAAGGTTGGATGAGGCTTTTAGATTATGGAAAAGTATTTTAGCTAGGGGTTTAGCCAAAAATAGTATTACCTTCAATACTATGTTAAATGGCCTATGCAAGATGGGGAAAATGGCTGAAGCTGAGGTGATTTTCCAAAAGATGAAAGATCTTGGGTGTTCTGCTGATGAGATGACATTTAGAATACTTAATGATGGCTATTGCAGAATTGGACATGTTGATAAAGGTTTTTTGATCAAAGATATGATGGAAAGAAGTGCAATTTCCCCATCTATTGAAGTTTACAATTCTCTTATCAATGGGCTTTTCAAATGTGGGAAGTCATCTAGGGTTTCAGGTCTTGTTACCGAATTGCATGAAAGGGGTATTTTCCCGACTATTGTCACCTATGGAGCCCAGATTGCTGGTTGGTGTAGACTAGGAAAGATTGATAAAGCGCTGAGTGTGTATGAGAAGATGCTGAAGAAGGGTTTCACACCAAACATAGTTATTTGCTGTTCGTTGGTGAGTGGACTTTACAAGCTTGGTAAGATCGATGAAGCAAATATATGGCTGCAGAAAATGGTCAACTTAGTTTTTCCGAGTTGTGGATCATCCGAGGAATTCGGATCAGATGTAAGCAACCTCAACGCGCTTGATATGATTTATAATATCGACACGAGTTTTAAGAATTTACTTCCTAATATGATAATCTATAATTTGGCGTTATCTGGTCTTTGCAAATCGGGGAAGTTAAATGATGCGATGAGGATGTTCTCGACATTATTGAAAAGAGGGTTTGTACCAgataattttacatattgtaCCCTTATCCATGGACACTGCATGGCTGGTAATGTCGCTGAAGCGTTTCAATTACGTGACCACATGATAGAAAAGGGTTTAAGTCCCAACATTGCCATCTATAATGCTCTTATCAATGGCCTTTGCAAGTTGAACCATCTAGATCGTGCAACAAGACTTTTTTATAAACTTAAACGAAAGGGCTTATTTCCAAATGTTGTAACCTATAACATTTTGATTAACGGGTACTGTAATTGTGGTAATACAACCGAAGCCATAAAGCTCAAGCAAAAAATGGTGGAAGAAGGCATTATTCCTTCTGTTGTCACCTATTCGACCTTAATTAGCGGTTTATGCAAGACTGGAGATATGGAGAAAGCATCCGAGCTTTTGGAACATATGGCTAATGTGGATGTAGATGCCGAGGGTAAGACTTATTGTACTTTGGCTTTGGCTCATGTGAAGAATCGTGATTCTGAGAAGATCGTGGAACTTTACAATGAAATACAAAACAAACTCCATTTTCCTTGCATCGAGTATGCAAAGGAAAACGGATCAGTGGAATCCTTCAGTCTTGAAAACATCCAAGATTCAAGAGTTACATTAGAGGTTGTTTGTTACTAA
- the LOC130817970 gene encoding scarecrow-like protein 21, translated as MDSRQIFGYNVTGADTSYMSSQYSPEVPNRIFGPLKFNFKNSPISPFSSHFDCETATTLSDSQEHHSSSESLSGKSPCNSSLETNSYYQRFNSSPSDDSHPGIVPPTSCGTSYAQNSDYEANMKHALQELETVLMGDELVGGESRQNLISSQRLGSSSCNPHGLHGSQFQSMTAMGNSKSEDGNGHHNEKCQKVDMEEEINPEPKNSSIDLKKLLIECACALSENRFDDFEKLVEQARTRVSISGEPIQRLGAYIIEGLVARKESSGNSIYRALRCKEPLGKDLLSYMHLLYEICPYLKFGYMAANGAIAEACRNEDRIHIIDFQIAQGTQWLTLLQALAARPGGAPYVRITGIDDPVSQYARGASLEAVGKRLATLSERYNIPVEFHAVPVFLPEVTKEMLNVRPGEALAVNFPLQLHHTPDESVDVNNPRDGLLRMVKSLGPRVTTLVEQESNTNTTPFLTRFIEALSYYSAMFESIDVTMPRDKKERISVEQHCLAKDIVNIIACEGIERVERHELLGKWKSRFTMAGFQQYPLSSYVNSVIRELLRYYSEHYTLVEKDGAMLLGWKDRMLISASAWH; from the coding sequence ATGGACTCTCGGCAAATTTTTGGATACAATGTTACTGGTGCCGACACATCCTATATGTCTTCTCAGTATTCTCCTGAAGTTCCGAACAGGATATTTGGACCTCTCAagttcaattttaaaaattctccAATCTCGCCGTTTTCATCTCATTTTGATTGTGAAACCGCCACAACGTTGAGTGATAGTCAAGAGCATCACAGCTCAAGTGAGAGTCTCTCAGGAAAAAGCCCGTGTAATTCGTCTCTTGAAACAAACAGTTACTATCAGCGGTTCAACTCGAGCCCTTCCGACGATTCCCATCCGGGTATTGTTCCACCGACTTCTTGTGGGACATCGTATGCTCAAAATTCGGATTATGAAGCAAACATGAAGCATGCTTTGCAGGAGCTAGAAACTGTTCTTATGGGTGATGAATTGGTTGGGGGAGAAAGCCGACAAAACCTAATCTCGAGTCAGAGATTGGGATCGTCGAGCTGTAACCCACATGGTTTACATGGGTCTCAGTTTCAGTCGATGACTGCTATGGGGAATAGTAAATCAGAGGATGGTAATGGTCATCATAACGAGAAATGTCAGAAGGTGGACATGGAAGAGGAAATTAACCCGGAGCCCAAAAATTCATCGATTGATTTAAAGAAGCTGCTGATTGAATGTGCATGTGCGTTATCCGAAAACAGATTTGACGATTTTGAGAAATTAGTTGAACAAGCAAGGACAAGGGTTTCAATTTCGGGCGAGCCAATACAACGGCTTGGTGCATATATAATCGAAGGGCTTGTAGCAAGGAAAGAATCTTCCGGAAATAGCATTTACCGGGCTCTTAGGTGCAAAGAGCCTCTCGGAAAAGATTTGCTATCGTACATGCATCTCTTGTATGAAATATGCCCATATTTGAAGTTCGGTTACATGGCTGCAAACGGAGCGATAGCAGAAGCATGCAGAAACGAGGATCGTATCCATATAATAGATTTTCAGATTGCTCAAGGAACCCAATGGTTGACTCTCTTGCAAGCCCTGGCTGCAAGACCGGGTGGGGCCCCTTATGTTCGAATAACGGGGATTGATGATCCCGTTTCTCAGTATGCTCGAGGTGCTAGCTTAGAAGCTGTTGGGAAACGATTAGCTACTCTCTCTGAAAGGTACAATATACCTGTCGAGTTTCACGCAGTGCCGGTTTTTCTCCCCGAGGTGACAAAAGAAATGCTCAATGTGAGGCCGGGGGAAGCTTTAGCTGTAAATTTCCCTTTACAACTCCACCACACCCCTGATGAGAGTGTCGATGTCAACAACCCGAGAGACGGCCTCTTGAGAATGGTGAAGTCGCTTGGTCCTAGGGTAACGACTTTGGTAGAACAAGAGTCGAATACCAATACTACGCCTTTTCTAACGAGGTTCATCGAAGCACTGAGTTACTACTCGGCAATGTTCGAGTCTATTGACGTGACGATGCCTCGAGATAAGAAAGAACGGATCAGTGTCGAGCAGCACTGCTTGGCTAAGGACATTGTGAATATCATTGCTTGTGAAGGGATAGAACGGGTGGAGCGACACGAGCTGCTCGGGAAATGGAAATCGAGATTTACAATGGCTGGGTTCCAGCAATACCCTTTGAGCTCGTATGTGAACTCCGTGATTAGGGAATTACTTCGGTATTACTCGGAACACTATACGTTGGTCGAGAAAGATGGCGCTATGCTTTTAGGATGGAAAGACAGGATGTTGATATCAGCTTCTGCTTGGCATTGA